One region of Buchnera aphidicola (Eriosoma lanigerum) genomic DNA includes:
- the tusA gene encoding sulfurtransferase TusA, with protein sequence MKNKIHHVKINLEGLICPDPIIFIRRKLRKMNKEDILLVITDDPTTKRDVPIFCHFIGHKLLNKNIKTKPYEYLIKKC encoded by the coding sequence ATGAAAAATAAAATACATCATGTTAAAATAAATCTGGAAGGATTAATTTGTCCAGATCCTATAATATTTATAAGAAGAAAATTAAGAAAAATGAATAAAGAAGATATCCTATTAGTAATAACTGATGATCCAACAACTAAACGAGATGTTCCTATTTTTTGTCATTTTATTGGACATAAATTATTAAATAAAAATATCAAAACGAAACCATATGAATATTTAATTAAAAAATGTTAA
- the leuS gene encoding leucine--tRNA ligase, translating into MKETYHPEQIEKIIQKYWKENNTFVVTENKKKEKFYCLSMLPYPSGNLHMGHVRNYTIGDVISRYQRMLGKNVLQPIGWDAFGLPAEEAAIQNQIEPEKWTKKNIQFMKKQLLSLGFSYDWSREINTSKPEYYRWEQWLFTRLYKKNLAYKKFALVNWCPKDQTVLANEQVIEKKCWRCNSIVTQKKINQWFLKITNYAEELLNHLDQLSGWPNKVKQMQKNWIGKSEIIEITVNLYNSNNKKIQVYTNRLDTLMGATYIAISPFHKLSTELKHNNSKINNFIHNSCSNIDYLNNPIEFNTRGINTEKFAIHPFTNETIPIWIANFVLNQHKETAIICTPAHNKNEWTFAIHHKLLIKPVILNMLKKEKSDFQNKPTIYPGLLYNSQKYNNLTSQQAYVEIFKELNNKKIGKKKIIFQIKDWGISRQRYWGTPIPIATTQDGIIHTIPDHELPVILPKINYNYKIENRLLPKEISIWEKISIENNEACREIDTFDTFIESSWYYARYTSPNYQEGMIDPIASKYWLPVDQYIGGIEHATMHLIYFRFYHKLLRDFGLIHCDEPVKNLLCQGMVLSDAFYYLDENNNTVWISSKLLKIKKNNRGDIIYIHNYHGKKIVHAGMMKMSKSKKNGIEPEVIIKKYGADTLRLFIMFAAPIDMSLEWKESGITGIHKFLTKLWKLTYIYINQKHEYTNLNWIQLNNSQQNLYIKINETITKVTDDIDRRKIFNTAIAAIMKLVNKLHQFPLNNAQDKNLMYYALTNIIKMLYPFTPHICFFMWEKITKKNNIDYATWPVADNSNIKKINYNIVLQINGKKRHIIQVDDENLSKQKIILIALQEPKIKKHIQNNNIEKIIYVKNKLLNLVLFN; encoded by the coding sequence ATGAAAGAAACTTATCATCCAGAACAAATAGAAAAAATAATCCAAAAATATTGGAAAGAAAACAATACTTTTGTAGTAACAGAAAACAAAAAAAAAGAAAAATTTTATTGTTTATCTATGCTTCCTTACCCATCTGGTAATCTACATATGGGACATGTTAGAAACTATACAATTGGAGATGTTATTTCTAGATATCAACGTATGCTGGGGAAAAATGTACTACAACCAATCGGATGGGATGCTTTTGGTTTACCAGCTGAAGAAGCAGCTATTCAAAATCAAATTGAACCTGAAAAATGGACTAAAAAAAATATTCAATTTATGAAAAAACAACTATTATCATTAGGTTTTAGTTATGATTGGAGTAGAGAAATTAATACTTCTAAACCAGAATATTATCGTTGGGAACAATGGCTATTTACAAGATTATATAAAAAAAATTTAGCATATAAAAAATTTGCTTTAGTGAACTGGTGTCCAAAAGATCAAACGGTATTAGCAAACGAACAAGTAATAGAAAAAAAATGTTGGAGATGCAATTCTATTGTAACTCAAAAAAAAATTAATCAATGGTTTTTAAAAATAACTAATTATGCTGAAGAATTATTAAATCATTTAGATCAACTATCTGGATGGCCTAATAAAGTAAAACAAATGCAAAAAAATTGGATAGGAAAATCAGAAATTATAGAAATCACTGTAAATCTATATAATTCTAACAATAAAAAAATACAAGTTTATACTAATAGATTAGATACATTAATGGGAGCTACATATATAGCAATTTCTCCTTTTCATAAATTATCTACAGAACTAAAACATAATAATTCAAAAATTAATAATTTCATTCATAATTCATGTTCTAATATTGATTATTTAAATAATCCAATTGAATTTAACACAAGAGGAATAAATACTGAAAAATTTGCAATACATCCATTTACTAATGAAACAATCCCTATTTGGATTGCAAATTTTGTTTTAAATCAACATAAAGAAACAGCTATCATTTGTACACCTGCACACAATAAAAATGAATGGACATTTGCTATACATCATAAATTGTTAATTAAACCAGTTATTTTAAATATGTTAAAGAAAGAAAAATCAGATTTTCAAAACAAACCTACTATATATCCAGGATTGCTATACAATTCCCAAAAGTATAACAATTTAACAAGTCAACAAGCATATGTAGAAATTTTTAAAGAATTAAATAATAAAAAAATAGGAAAAAAAAAAATAATTTTTCAAATTAAAGATTGGGGAATATCAAGACAAAGATATTGGGGAACACCTATACCTATTGCTACTACCCAAGATGGTATTATCCATACCATACCTGATCATGAACTTCCTGTAATACTACCTAAAATTAATTACAATTATAAAATTGAAAATCGATTATTACCAAAAGAAATTTCTATATGGGAAAAAATATCGATTGAAAATAATGAAGCATGTAGAGAAATAGATACTTTTGATACATTTATTGAATCTTCATGGTACTATGCCCGTTATACTTCTCCTAATTATCAAGAAGGTATGATTGATCCAATTGCTTCAAAATATTGGTTACCAGTAGATCAATATATTGGAGGAATAGAACATGCTACCATGCATTTAATATATTTTAGATTCTATCACAAACTGCTACGTGACTTTGGACTAATACATTGTGATGAACCAGTAAAAAATTTATTATGTCAAGGTATGGTACTATCTGATGCTTTTTATTATTTAGATGAAAATAATAACACAGTATGGATATCATCTAAATTATTAAAAATAAAAAAAAATAATAGAGGAGATATCATTTATATTCATAACTATCATGGAAAAAAAATTGTTCATGCCGGAATGATGAAAATGTCAAAATCAAAAAAAAATGGAATTGAACCAGAAGTGATAATTAAAAAATATGGTGCAGATACTTTACGTTTATTCATCATGTTTGCTGCACCTATAGATATGTCTTTAGAATGGAAAGAATCTGGAATTACTGGAATTCATAAATTTTTAACAAAATTATGGAAACTAACTTATATCTATATTAATCAAAAACATGAATATACTAATTTAAATTGGATACAATTAAATAATTCTCAACAAAATCTATATATAAAAATAAACGAAACCATTACAAAAGTAACAGATGATATTGATAGAAGAAAAATTTTTAATACTGCAATTGCTGCTATTATGAAACTCGTTAATAAATTACATCAATTTCCATTAAATAATGCACAAGACAAAAATCTTATGTACTACGCTTTAACAAATATAATAAAAATGTTATATCCATTTACACCACATATATGTTTTTTTATGTGGGAAAAAATAACAAAAAAAAACAATATAGATTATGCTACCTGGCCAGTTGCCGATAATTCAAATATAAAAAAAATAAACTATAACATAGTATTACAAATTAACGGTAAAAAAAGACATATTATTCAAGTTGATGATGAAAACTTATCAAAACAAAAGATTATATTAATAGCATTACAAGAACCAAAAATTAAAAAACATATTCAAAATAATAATATAGAAAAAATTATTTATGTTAAAAATAAATTATTAAACCTAGTTCTATTTAATTAA